A genome region from Tolypothrix sp. PCC 7712 includes the following:
- a CDS encoding ATP-binding sensor histidine kinase, translating into MVSTLVSIPGYRISEELYNGSRTLVYRAVRETDSVPVVIKLLKNPYPSFSELLLFRNQYTIGKNLNSPLIIQTYSLDAINNGYMLVMEDFGGISLKDYFTKNQSVASVEEFLEIAIALCDTLDILYHERIIHKDIKPSNILINPQTKQVKLIDFSIASLLPRETQTLVNPNVLEGTLAYISPEQTGRMNRSIDYRTDFYSLGVTFYELLTGELPFVSNDAMELVHSHLAKTAPLLHEINPNIPSVLSGIVSKLMAKNAEDRYQSALGLKFDLEKCLTQVRETGEIGDFEIASRDLCDRFIIPDKLYGRDKEVKTLLAAFERVSLGATEMMLVAGFSGIGKTAVVNEVHKPIVRQRGYFIKGKFDQFNRNIPFSAFVQAFKDLMGQLLTENDEQIQQWKNKILEAVGENGQVIIEVIPELENIIGEQPPAVELSGTAAENRFNLLFQKFTQVFTTKEHPLVIFLDDLQWADSASLKLIQLLMADTCHLLLIGAYRDNEVPPAHPLMLTLGDLQKKQAQIHTITLKPLIQNIVNHLVADTLKCPEELAWNISVLIYQKTQGNPFFATQFIKALHQEGLIQFDFELGCWQCDIAQVKTQAVTDDVVVFMSLQLQKLPLSTQEVLQLAACIGNSFDLNTLALVSQQSEIETASALWKALQEGLILPINDVYKFYVGQATQSQTLENQATVTYKFLHDRVQQAAYSLIADEQKQTTHLQIGRLLLQNSDPSEREERLFDIVNHCNVGIALITTPQERENLADLNLAAGRKAKVSTAYNAAINYLSIGIELLPATAWESHYPLTLALHEEIAEASYLNTNFEQMEEWASVVLQQAKTLLDTIKVQQTRILGSNAQGKLLNSVQMGLNLLNSFGIEFPEQPTQEDIGQAFSITQLLWADKDSSSFLYLPIMTDPHLIAAMEILTALVPPAYMVAPNLMPLLIFKQVELSIKFGNCPVSVFAYGDYGLILCGIIGDIENGYQFGELALNLREKFQLISLKTRNLYIVYLFTKHWKIPLSQVLSGLEETYHSGLETGEIEMACRGAMSYCYYAYHTGQELTELAQTMDVYRQITHRYKQEIVLDCQEVYQQTVLNLLGQAEVPHCLSGNIFSKELSLPKLQAVNQRTALCMWYLNQAFLYYLFGQNSEAYKTSAQTGQYLDGCVGQFMIPLYSFYDALIQLTQYATASTQERESILLTVQHHQDKLQHWANLAACNHRHRWELVAAEHHRVLGNKIDAIECYDCAIFLAKENNFIQDEALANELAAKFYLDWGKEKIAVSYMQEAYYCYARWGAKAKVADLEKRYSQLLAPILQQSRSVVSTHETIFPLATVTSISSAISNSTSVSDTLDLTAILKASQAISGEIELDKLLSSLLTIVIENAGADKCVLMLLQDNHLLIQGSITQITQPIVLQSLAIADSQDIPHKLIYKVKNNQQTVVLLDAAADITFANDPYIIRQQPQSILCMPILHKGKLLGILYLENNLAKGAFTSDGSANAKGERIELLNLICAQAAISLENARLYQQAQQALQDLQQAQLQIIQSEKMSALGNLVAGVAHEMNNPLGFIAATLKQAKPTFADIIEHLKIYQETLSDKTEAILDHESEIDLEYSLEDLPKMLDSMTMACDRLKNISTSLRTFSRADRDYKVPFNIHEGIDSTILILKHRLKANEQRPAIEIITNYGDLPLVECFPGQLNQVFMNILANAIDALEESNYGRNLEEIKAHPNQIKVTTSIAEQSVKISIADNAKGMSEEVKHKIFDHLFTTKGVGKGTGLGLAIAKQIVEEKHGGKLSCQSSLGEGTEFIIEIPV; encoded by the coding sequence ATGGTTAGCACTCTTGTCAGTATTCCCGGATATCGCATTAGTGAAGAACTCTACAATGGTTCGAGAACGCTGGTTTATCGTGCAGTTAGAGAAACTGACTCAGTACCAGTAGTTATTAAACTGCTGAAAAATCCTTATCCCAGTTTTAGCGAACTGTTGTTATTTCGCAATCAATACACTATTGGTAAAAATCTCAACTCACCTCTGATTATTCAAACCTATAGCCTTGATGCAATCAATAATGGCTATATGTTAGTCATGGAGGATTTTGGCGGTATTTCCCTTAAGGATTATTTCACTAAAAATCAGAGTGTCGCATCTGTTGAGGAGTTTTTAGAAATAGCGATCGCACTCTGCGACACCTTAGATATACTCTACCATGAGAGAATTATTCATAAAGATATTAAACCCAGCAATATCTTAATTAATCCTCAAACCAAACAAGTTAAATTAATCGACTTTAGTATTGCTTCCCTATTACCCAGAGAAACCCAAACTCTAGTTAACCCCAATGTTTTAGAAGGTACACTTGCTTATATCTCTCCAGAACAGACAGGGAGAATGAATCGCTCTATTGATTATCGCACAGATTTTTATTCCCTGGGTGTAACTTTCTATGAATTACTGACAGGAGAATTACCCTTTGTATCAAATGATGCGATGGAATTGGTACATTCTCATCTTGCTAAAACTGCACCGTTATTACATGAAATTAATCCCAATATCCCTTCAGTCCTCTCAGGAATTGTCAGCAAATTGATGGCGAAAAATGCCGAAGATAGATATCAGAGTGCATTGGGATTGAAATTTGATTTAGAAAAATGTTTAACTCAGGTAAGAGAAACTGGTGAGATTGGAGACTTTGAAATTGCTAGTCGGGATTTGTGCGATCGCTTCATTATTCCCGATAAACTTTATGGCAGAGACAAGGAAGTTAAAACCCTATTAGCAGCATTTGAGAGAGTCAGCCTTGGTGCAACAGAAATGATGCTAGTGGCTGGGTTTTCGGGAATTGGGAAAACTGCGGTTGTCAACGAAGTGCATAAACCCATTGTCAGACAGCGCGGCTATTTTATTAAGGGCAAATTTGACCAGTTTAATCGCAATATTCCCTTTTCTGCCTTTGTGCAAGCCTTTAAAGATTTAATGGGGCAATTATTAACAGAAAACGATGAGCAAATTCAGCAATGGAAAAATAAAATATTGGAGGCTGTAGGTGAAAACGGACAGGTAATAATTGAAGTCATCCCAGAATTAGAAAACATTATTGGCGAACAACCCCCAGCAGTAGAATTATCAGGAACCGCCGCCGAAAATCGCTTTAACTTATTATTTCAAAAATTCACCCAAGTCTTTACCACTAAAGAACATCCCTTAGTCATATTTTTAGATGATTTGCAATGGGCAGATTCGGCATCATTAAAATTAATACAGTTATTAATGGCTGATACATGCCATCTATTATTAATTGGTGCATACCGCGATAACGAAGTTCCACCAGCACATCCATTAATGTTGACTTTGGGCGATCTCCAAAAAAAACAAGCTCAGATTCATACAATTACTTTAAAACCCTTAATTCAAAATATAGTCAACCATTTAGTAGCTGATACCCTCAAATGTCCAGAAGAATTAGCCTGGAATATTTCAGTATTAATCTATCAAAAAACTCAAGGTAATCCGTTTTTTGCCACGCAGTTTATCAAAGCACTACATCAAGAAGGATTAATTCAATTTGATTTTGAATTAGGCTGTTGGCAATGTGATATTGCCCAGGTAAAAACACAAGCAGTTACAGATGATGTTGTTGTTTTTATGAGTCTGCAACTGCAAAAACTACCTTTATCAACTCAAGAAGTATTGCAGTTAGCTGCTTGTATTGGCAACTCCTTTGATTTAAATACTTTGGCCCTTGTTTCACAACAATCAGAAATTGAGACAGCATCTGCTTTGTGGAAAGCATTACAAGAAGGTTTGATTTTACCAATTAATGATGTTTATAAGTTTTATGTCGGACAAGCAACCCAGTCACAGACATTAGAAAATCAAGCAACTGTTACCTACAAATTTTTACATGACCGAGTACAACAAGCAGCTTATTCACTGATTGCTGACGAGCAAAAACAAACTACTCACCTGCAAATTGGTCGGCTATTATTGCAAAATTCTGACCCCAGCGAAAGGGAAGAACGATTATTTGATATCGTCAATCATTGCAATGTTGGTATTGCCCTAATTACAACACCCCAAGAGCGAGAAAATTTAGCTGACTTAAATCTTGCGGCTGGACGCAAAGCTAAGGTTTCTACTGCCTATAATGCAGCCATTAATTATCTAAGCATAGGTATAGAACTGTTACCTGCAACTGCTTGGGAAAGCCATTATCCCTTGACTCTGGCACTTCATGAAGAAATCGCCGAAGCCAGCTATCTCAACACCAATTTTGAGCAGATGGAAGAATGGGCAAGTGTGGTATTGCAACAAGCAAAAACCTTACTTGATACGATCAAAGTTCAACAAACTCGGATTTTAGGTTCTAACGCTCAAGGAAAACTCCTAAATTCTGTGCAAATGGGGTTAAATTTGTTAAATTCCTTTGGTATTGAATTTCCCGAACAACCTACTCAGGAAGATATTGGCCAAGCTTTTAGTATAACGCAACTACTTTGGGCAGACAAAGACTCCAGTAGTTTCTTATATCTACCAATAATGACAGATCCCCATCTGATAGCAGCAATGGAAATCTTGACAGCTTTAGTACCTCCTGCATATATGGTGGCTCCCAATCTTATGCCATTACTCATTTTCAAGCAGGTAGAATTATCTATCAAATTTGGTAACTGTCCTGTTTCTGTATTTGCTTACGGTGATTATGGGTTAATTTTATGTGGCATTATTGGCGATATCGAAAACGGTTATCAGTTTGGAGAATTAGCATTAAACCTTCGAGAAAAATTCCAATTAATATCATTAAAAACTCGCAATTTGTATATAGTTTATCTCTTCACTAAACATTGGAAAATTCCTCTTTCTCAAGTGCTTTCTGGATTAGAAGAAACCTACCACAGTGGGTTAGAAACTGGAGAAATTGAGATGGCTTGCCGGGGTGCTATGTCATACTGTTATTACGCTTACCATACAGGTCAAGAACTAACAGAACTGGCACAGACAATGGATGTTTATCGTCAAATTACTCATCGCTACAAACAAGAAATCGTTCTAGATTGTCAAGAAGTTTATCAACAAACTGTACTAAATTTATTAGGGCAAGCAGAAGTGCCACATTGCCTGAGTGGAAATATTTTTAGTAAAGAATTGTCTCTCCCTAAACTACAAGCTGTCAATCAAAGAACAGCGTTGTGTATGTGGTATCTCAACCAAGCCTTTCTCTATTATCTCTTCGGGCAAAATAGTGAGGCATATAAAACATCTGCTCAAACTGGACAATATCTAGATGGTTGCGTGGGGCAATTTATGATTCCCCTCTACTCATTTTATGATGCGCTGATTCAATTAACTCAGTATGCAACAGCATCCACACAAGAGCGTGAGTCAATCTTACTAACAGTACAACACCATCAAGATAAATTACAGCATTGGGCAAATTTAGCTGCTTGTAATCATCGCCATCGCTGGGAATTAGTCGCCGCAGAACATCATCGAGTATTGGGTAACAAAATTGATGCCATTGAATGTTATGACTGTGCTATTTTTCTAGCTAAAGAAAACAACTTTATTCAAGATGAAGCTTTAGCTAACGAACTGGCTGCCAAATTTTATCTTGATTGGGGTAAAGAAAAAATCGCTGTCAGCTATATGCAAGAAGCATATTATTGTTATGCCCGTTGGGGAGCCAAAGCCAAAGTCGCTGATTTAGAAAAACGCTATTCCCAATTACTCGCACCTATATTACAGCAAAGCCGTTCGGTTGTTTCTACTCACGAAACTATTTTTCCTTTGGCGACTGTCACCTCCATCAGTTCTGCTATATCCAACAGCACCAGTGTTTCAGATACCCTAGATTTAACAGCAATTCTCAAAGCATCTCAGGCTATCTCCGGTGAAATCGAACTAGACAAGCTACTTTCATCGTTACTTACCATCGTCATCGAAAATGCTGGGGCTGATAAATGTGTGTTAATGCTGTTGCAAGACAATCATCTGCTAATTCAAGGCTCAATTACCCAAATAACACAACCCATTGTGTTGCAAAGTCTTGCCATTGCAGACAGCCAAGATATTCCCCACAAGCTGATTTACAAAGTCAAAAACAACCAACAAACTGTTGTCTTGTTGGATGCAGCCGCAGATATCACCTTTGCTAACGATCCCTATATCATCCGTCAGCAACCTCAAAGTATCTTGTGTATGCCAATTTTACATAAAGGTAAGTTGCTGGGGATTTTATATCTAGAAAATAATTTAGCAAAAGGAGCGTTTACAAGCGATGGCTCCGCCAACGCCAAGGGCGAACGCATCGAACTACTCAACCTCATCTGCGCCCAAGCCGCCATTTCCCTAGAAAATGCCCGACTTTACCAACAAGCTCAACAAGCACTGCAAGATTTACAACAAGCCCAATTACAAATTATCCAAAGTGAAAAAATGTCTGCATTGGGTAACTTAGTCGCTGGTGTCGCTCACGAAATGAATAATCCTTTGGGCTTTATTGCGGCAACTCTCAAACAAGCTAAACCGACCTTTGCCGATATTATTGAACACTTGAAAATTTATCAAGAAACCTTAAGCGATAAAACTGAAGCAATCCTCGACCACGAGTCGGAAATCGATTTGGAATATAGCTTAGAAGACTTGCCTAAAATGCTCGATTCCATGACAATGGCTTGCGATAGATTAAAAAACATTAGTACTTCCCTACGCACTTTCTCCCGTGCTGATAGAGATTACAAAGTACCATTTAATATTCATGAAGGCATTGATAGCACAATCTTAATTCTCAAACATCGTCTCAAGGCTAACGAACAACGTCCAGCGATTGAAATAATCACTAACTACGGTGATTTACCCCTGGTTGAATGTTTTCCTGGGCAATTAAATCAGGTATTTATGAATATTCTAGCGAATGCAATTGATGCATTAGAGGAATCAAACTACGGACGTAATCTGGAGGAAATTAAGGCTCATCCTAACCAAATTAAAGTTACTACATCAATAGCGGAGCAATCCGTAAAAATCTCGATTGCAGATAATGCTAAGGGCATGAGCGAAGAGGTAAAACACAAAATCTTTGACCATTTATTTACTACTAAAGGAGTTGGTAAAGGCACAGGTTTAGGCTTGGCTATAGCTAAACAAATCGTTGAAGAAAAACACGGAGGTAAGTTATCTTGCCAATCTAGTCTAGGCGAAGGTACTGAATTTATTATTGAAATACCAGTGTAA
- a CDS encoding ATP-binding sensor histidine kinase: MVSTLISIPGYRISEELYNGSRTIVYRAVRETDSVPVVIKLLKNPYPSFSELLLFRNQYTIGKNLNSPLIIQTYSLESLHNGYMLVMEDFGGISLKDYFSKNQRVTSREEFLVIAIALCDILDLLYHERIIHKDIKPSNILINPETKQVKLIDFSIASLLPRETQTLVNPNVLEGTLAYISPEQTGRMNRGIDYRTDFYSLGVTFYELLTGELPFASNDAMELVHCHIAKHPPLIHEINPDIPSVISEIVGKLMAKNAEDRYQSALGLKFDLEKCLIQLKETGEIQSFEIGQRDVCDRFIIPDTLYGRETEVQTLLEAFERVSQGATEIMLVAGFSGIGKTAVVNEVHKPIVRQRGYFIKGKYDQFQQNIPFSAFVQAFRDLMGQLLSEFDAQLQIWKTKILEVVGENGQVLIDVIPELEHIIGAQPPATELSGTAAENRFNLLLQKFVQVFTNQEHPLVMFLDDLQWADSASLKLLQLLMQDTKYLLLLGAYRDNEVSSTHSFIMTIDELKKSEVLVNKIILQPLSEAKLNQLVADTLNCELLPAQSLTTLIYQKTKGNPFFSTQFLKALNNEQLITFDFASRNWQCDIARIKALAITDDVVEFMSLQLQKFPQHTQNILKLAACIGAQFDLQTLAIISEQVLEATAADLWKALQEGLIIPNTKIYKFFVKFEHISSDYAAANPVYRFLHDRVQQAAYSLIPDEKKQVTHLKIGQLLLQNSAEIEREEKLFDIVGHLNQGQVLIHQPQERKALAKLNLKAGNKARNSTAYTAAREYFQTGIELLEINCWQSQYELALNLYIAATEASYLNGDFDAMEQLAFLVLQQAQSIIDKVKIYEIQIAALTASSQILAAIAVGREALAQLGVELPSQVDETQIRKALAAVNQQLQSREIAALIDLPLMSEPQAQAAIQILSMLFPPVLLGIPGLMPILGATMVRLSLEFGNTPASIPGYAIHGMVMCAFFGEVEIGYEFGKLALSLLEKLNVPGMKCITLNLFGAFIHHHRQALLTTLIIQKESYRAGMENGDFLYAGYSIQGYAFGRLFTGAELNALADELHTYSTALAQFKQDSARIYLDMVQQTVAQFRETVSQSDRLIGTFYDETVMFPKHEQDRDLTAFAFTYNYKLLLAYSFGNYHAALEYITQFKSYLMAVSGMFLVPLFHFYAALTHLALVSTEPEKIFAEVETHQKTLHQWAENAPMNHLHKWHLVEAEKCRVCGDKLAAMEHYEQAITLAKTHQFLNEEALANELAAKFYLDWDKEKIAQTYMMEAYYCYARWGAKAKVIDLERRYPQLLLPILHKQQPTFKPTETILSISSHTIQSSSLSNTSLSQALDLATIIKAFQSLSCEIELEKLLSTLLQVILENAGADKCALLMPKGDCWVIEALSQFQQRAIILQSLPCEEIVSVSLINRVKNTLVAAVVENAVVEPTLLADPYILHHAPKSIFCAPILNQGKLMGILYLENNLTLGAFTSERIEILNLLCTQAAISLENAKLYHQLENYSHNLEQKVAERTQELTTKATQLESTLNQLYSTQAQLIQAEKMSSLGQLVAGIAHEINNPINFIYGNLSAANEYVTSLIELNHLYQSIYPQTLPEIAQKIADIDLEFILNDLPNLLSSMKVGAERIRQIVLSLRNFSRLDESEIKEVDIHSGLESTLLILQHRLQSNSKRPEIILSKQYGVLPLVNCYASALNQVFMNIINNAIDALETSDNNRQPTIMIKTELTETKNVIIRIADNGIGMNQSVQNQIFNPFFTTKPVGSGTGLGLSTSYSIVVEKHCGQLSCISAPGEGTEFIIKIPV, encoded by the coding sequence ATGGTTAGCACTCTTATTAGTATTCCCGGATATCGCATTAGTGAAGAACTCTACAATGGTTCGAGAACAATAGTTTATCGCGCAGTTAGAGAAACTGACTCAGTACCAGTAGTCATTAAACTGCTGAAAAATCCTTATCCCAGCTTTAGCGAACTGTTATTATTTCGCAACCAATACACCATTGGCAAAAATCTCAACTCACCCCTGATTATTCAAACCTATAGCCTTGAATCTCTGCACAATGGCTATATGTTAGTCATGGAAGATTTTGGCGGTATTTCCCTCAAGGATTATTTTTCTAAAAATCAGCGTGTTACATCTAGAGAGGAATTTTTAGTAATAGCGATCGCACTCTGCGACATCCTAGATTTACTCTACCATGAGCGGATTATCCACAAAGATATCAAACCCAGCAATATCTTAATCAATCCTGAAACTAAACAAGTTAAATTAATCGACTTTAGTATTGCATCATTATTACCCAGAGAAACCCAAACTCTAGTTAACCCCAATGTTTTAGAAGGTACACTCGCTTATATATCTCCAGAGCAAACAGGGAGAATGAATCGGGGGATTGACTATCGCACAGATTTTTATTCTCTGGGTGTGACATTCTATGAATTATTGACAGGAGAATTACCCTTTGCATCTAATGATGCGATGGAATTGGTACATTGTCATATCGCTAAACATCCCCCATTAATACATGAAATTAATCCAGATATCCCCTCAGTTATCTCAGAAATAGTCGGTAAATTGATGGCGAAAAATGCCGAAGATAGGTATCAGAGTGCATTGGGATTAAAATTTGACTTAGAAAAATGTTTAATTCAGCTAAAAGAAACTGGAGAAATTCAAAGCTTTGAGATTGGACAAAGGGATGTGTGCGATCGCTTCATCATTCCTGATACACTTTATGGTAGAGAAACCGAAGTTCAAACCCTACTAGAAGCCTTTGAACGTGTCAGTCAAGGCGCAACAGAAATAATGCTGGTAGCAGGGTTTTCTGGAATTGGGAAAACTGCGGTTGTCAACGAAGTGCATAAACCCATTGTCAGACAACGCGGCTACTTTATTAAAGGTAAATATGACCAATTTCAACAAAATATTCCGTTTTCGGCATTTGTGCAAGCATTCCGCGATTTAATGGGGCAATTACTCTCAGAATTTGATGCACAATTGCAAATTTGGAAAACCAAAATTCTGGAAGTTGTGGGTGAAAATGGACAAGTTTTAATTGATGTAATTCCCGAATTGGAACATATTATTGGCGCACAACCACCAGCTACAGAACTATCAGGAACTGCTGCCGAAAATAGATTTAATTTGCTCTTGCAAAAGTTTGTACAAGTTTTTACTAATCAAGAACATCCTTTAGTGATGTTTTTAGATGATTTGCAATGGGCGGATTCTGCATCGCTAAAATTGTTACAACTGTTGATGCAAGATACAAAATATTTATTGTTATTGGGAGCATACCGGGATAATGAAGTATCATCAACTCACTCATTTATCATGACGATAGATGAACTGAAAAAATCTGAAGTATTAGTTAATAAAATCATTCTCCAACCATTAAGTGAAGCCAAGCTCAACCAGTTAGTCGCAGATACACTAAATTGTGAATTATTGCCAGCACAATCTTTGACAACATTAATTTATCAAAAAACCAAAGGTAATCCTTTTTTCTCTACCCAGTTTCTTAAAGCATTAAATAATGAACAGCTAATTACCTTTGACTTCGCATCTCGCAATTGGCAGTGCGATATCGCTCGAATCAAAGCTTTAGCAATTACTGATGATGTGGTTGAATTTATGTCCCTACAATTGCAGAAATTCCCACAACACACTCAAAATATTCTCAAGTTAGCAGCTTGCATAGGGGCACAGTTTGATTTGCAAACATTGGCGATTATTTCAGAACAAGTACTAGAAGCGACTGCGGCAGATTTATGGAAAGCATTGCAAGAAGGGCTGATTATTCCGAACACGAAAATCTATAAATTCTTTGTTAAATTTGAACATATATCTAGTGATTATGCAGCAGCTAATCCAGTTTATCGATTTTTACACGACCGCGTTCAACAAGCAGCTTATTCCCTGATTCCTGATGAAAAAAAGCAAGTAACGCATCTGAAAATAGGACAGTTACTTCTGCAAAATTCTGCTGAAATAGAACGAGAAGAAAAACTGTTTGATATTGTGGGACATTTGAATCAAGGACAAGTATTAATTCATCAACCACAAGAACGAAAAGCCTTAGCAAAACTCAACTTAAAAGCTGGAAATAAAGCTCGAAATTCCACTGCATACACCGCCGCTAGAGAGTATTTTCAGACGGGAATTGAGTTATTAGAGATTAATTGTTGGCAAAGTCAGTATGAATTAGCTTTGAATTTGTATATAGCAGCAACAGAAGCCAGTTATTTGAATGGTGATTTTGACGCTATGGAACAACTTGCTTTCTTGGTGTTGCAGCAGGCACAGAGCATTATTGACAAAGTTAAAATCTACGAAATTCAAATTGCCGCACTCACCGCTAGTAGCCAAATATTAGCAGCGATCGCAGTAGGTAGAGAAGCTCTAGCTCAACTGGGAGTAGAATTACCCAGCCAAGTAGACGAAACGCAGATTAGGAAAGCCTTAGCAGCAGTGAATCAGCAACTCCAAAGCCGAGAAATTGCTGCACTGATAGATTTACCCCTAATGAGCGAACCTCAAGCTCAAGCTGCAATCCAGATATTAAGTATGTTGTTTCCACCAGTATTACTGGGAATACCTGGTTTAATGCCTATTCTCGGTGCGACGATGGTACGCTTATCGCTGGAATTTGGTAATACTCCCGCCTCAATCCCTGGCTATGCAATTCATGGGATGGTGATGTGTGCTTTTTTTGGCGAAGTCGAAATTGGCTATGAGTTTGGTAAATTAGCTCTCTCATTACTGGAAAAATTGAATGTTCCAGGTATGAAGTGCATCACTCTCAACCTTTTTGGGGCTTTCATCCACCATCACCGACAAGCACTGTTAACAACACTAATCATCCAGAAAGAAAGCTATCGGGCGGGGATGGAAAACGGTGATTTTCTCTACGCTGGCTATAGCATACAAGGGTATGCCTTTGGGAGGTTGTTCACAGGTGCAGAACTGAACGCTTTGGCAGATGAATTACATACTTACAGTACTGCTCTGGCTCAATTTAAACAAGATTCGGCGCGGATTTATTTGGATATGGTGCAGCAAACAGTGGCGCAATTTAGAGAAACAGTCAGCCAAAGCGATCGCTTAATTGGCACTTTCTATGATGAAACGGTGATGTTCCCGAAGCATGAACAGGATAGGGATCTCACTGCGTTCGCTTTTACCTATAACTACAAACTGTTACTTGCCTACTCTTTTGGCAATTATCACGCTGCCCTCGAATATATCACCCAATTTAAATCTTATTTAATGGCAGTGTCAGGAATGTTTTTAGTTCCCTTGTTCCATTTCTATGCAGCCCTGACCCACTTAGCACTTGTTTCCACAGAACCAGAGAAAATTTTCGCCGAAGTAGAAACCCATCAAAAAACTCTGCATCAGTGGGCGGAAAATGCACCCATGAATCATTTACATAAATGGCATTTGGTGGAAGCAGAAAAGTGTCGAGTTTGTGGCGATAAATTAGCAGCAATGGAGCATTACGAGCAAGCCATTACCCTGGCTAAAACTCACCAATTCCTCAACGAAGAAGCCTTAGCTAACGAATTGGCTGCCAAATTCTATCTTGATTGGGACAAAGAAAAAATTGCTCAAACCTACATGATGGAGGCTTATTACTGTTATGCCCGTTGGGGTGCAAAAGCCAAAGTCATCGATTTAGAACGCCGCTATCCCCAATTACTGCTACCAATTCTGCACAAACAACAACCGACTTTCAAACCAACAGAAACAATCCTGTCTATCTCCTCTCACACAATTCAAAGTTCCTCCCTGAGCAATACTAGCCTTTCACAAGCCCTTGATTTAGCAACTATTATTAAAGCCTTTCAATCACTTTCGTGCGAAATTGAGTTAGAGAAATTACTCTCAACCTTACTTCAAGTAATTTTGGAAAATGCTGGAGCCGATAAATGTGCATTACTGATGCCAAAAGGTGATTGTTGGGTAATTGAAGCATTATCTCAATTCCAACAAAGAGCCATAATTTTACAATCTCTACCCTGTGAAGAAATCGTATCTGTTAGCTTAATTAATCGAGTTAAAAATACTCTGGTTGCGGCTGTTGTAGAAAATGCCGTAGTCGAGCCAACTTTGCTGGCTGATCCTTATATTCTGCACCATGCACCCAAGAGTATTTTCTGTGCGCCAATTCTTAATCAGGGCAAATTGATGGGCATTTTATACTTAGAAAATAATTTAACATTGGGAGCATTTACCAGCGAACGCATTGAAATACTCAACTTACTCTGCACCCAAGCGGCAATTTCTCTAGAGAATGCCAAACTGTATCATCAATTAGAGAACTATTCCCATAATCTTGAACAAAAAGTAGCAGAACGTACTCAGGAATTAACAACAAAAGCCACTCAGCTAGAGTCAACACTCAATCAACTGTACTCAACTCAAGCCCAACTAATTCAAGCTGAGAAAATGTCCAGTTTAGGACAATTAGTTGCGGGAATTGCTCATGAAATTAATAATCCGATTAATTTTATCTATGGCAACTTATCAGCAGCCAATGAATATGTGACCTCCTTAATTGAGTTAAATCATTTATATCAGTCAATTTATCCGCAAACATTGCCAGAAATTGCCCAAAAGATTGCAGATATTGACCTAGAATTTATCTTAAATGATTTACCTAATCTCCTATCTTCGATGAAAGTGGGAGCAGAACGCATCCGTCAAATAGTGCTGTCCCTACGAAATTTTTCCCGCTTGGATGAATCAGAAATCAAAGAAGTAGACATTCACTCTGGTCTTGAAAGTACGTTGTTAATTTTGCAGCATCGACTTCAAAGTAATAGTAAACGTCCAGAAATTATACTCAGTAAACAATATGGAGTCTTACCTTTAGTTAATTGTTATGCTTCGGCTCTCAACCAAGTGTTTATGAATATCATCAATAATGCCATTGATGCTTTAGAAACATCAGATAACAATCGCCAACCAACTATTATGATTAAAACCGAATTAACTGAAACTAAAAATGTAATTATTCGGATTGCCGATAACGGTATAGGAATGAATCAATCGGTGCAAAATCAGATATTTAATCCATTTTTTACGACAAAACCAGTAGGTAGCGGTACTGGCTTGGGGCTATCAACTAGCTATTCAATTGTCGTAGAAAAACATTGCGGTCAATTAAGTTGCATTTCCGCACCAGGAGAAGGTACTGAATTTATCATTAAAATTCCTGTGTAA